One region of Jatrophihabitans cynanchi genomic DNA includes:
- a CDS encoding DHA2 family efflux MFS transporter permease subunit, which translates to MSAPSAAAQDTKLDGAVLKVAGVVVLGAIMSILDITVVSVALPTFQDVFHTSYANVAWTMTGYTLALATVIPLSGWAADRFGTKRLYMTALLLFVLGSALCSTATGIGMLITFRVLQGLGGGMLMPVGMTIMTRAAGPERVGRVMAVLGVPMLLGPIGGPILGGWLIGVASWHWIFLINVPIGAAALIYAQLVLPKDNPSPSESFDFLGMLLLSPGLALFLFGVSSIPEEGTVAAARVIVPAIVGGLLIVAFILHAFRPEHPLIDLRLFKNRQLSLSIIAMWMFAVAFFGAALLLPSYFLQVRGESTLHAGLLVAPQGIGAMITMPIAGTLADRIAIKKVVAPGLLLIIAGMSMLTQIDAHTHYAVLIGTLFVMGLGMGCTMMPLFTGALRTLSGPTIARGSTLMNITQQIASSVGTATMSVILTNQIRDSKFAAAAIGSWADPSIKDKVPAGAIAKGLSDAGHGFAVTFTVALVLIVITLIPVLLLPGRRPASSETGAGEAAAEVPVALH; encoded by the coding sequence ATGTCCGCCCCGTCCGCCGCTGCCCAAGACACCAAGCTCGACGGTGCCGTCCTGAAGGTGGCCGGCGTGGTCGTCCTCGGCGCGATCATGTCGATCCTGGACATCACCGTCGTCAGCGTCGCGCTGCCGACCTTCCAGGACGTGTTCCATACCAGTTACGCCAACGTCGCGTGGACGATGACGGGCTACACCCTGGCGCTGGCCACCGTGATCCCGCTCAGCGGCTGGGCCGCCGACCGATTCGGCACCAAGCGGCTGTACATGACCGCTTTGCTGCTGTTCGTGCTGGGCTCGGCGCTGTGCAGCACCGCCACCGGCATCGGCATGCTGATCACCTTCCGGGTGCTGCAGGGCCTCGGCGGCGGCATGCTGATGCCGGTCGGCATGACGATCATGACCCGCGCCGCGGGCCCGGAGCGGGTCGGCCGGGTGATGGCCGTACTGGGCGTGCCGATGCTGCTCGGCCCCATCGGCGGCCCGATCCTGGGCGGCTGGCTGATCGGGGTCGCGAGCTGGCACTGGATCTTCCTGATCAACGTGCCGATCGGCGCGGCCGCGCTGATCTACGCCCAACTCGTGCTGCCGAAGGACAACCCCAGCCCGTCGGAGTCCTTCGACTTCCTCGGCATGCTGCTGCTGTCGCCGGGGCTCGCGCTGTTCCTGTTCGGCGTCTCCTCCATCCCCGAGGAGGGCACCGTCGCCGCCGCGCGGGTGATCGTTCCGGCGATCGTCGGCGGGCTGCTGATCGTCGCGTTCATCCTGCACGCGTTCCGTCCGGAGCACCCGCTGATCGACCTGCGGTTGTTCAAGAACCGGCAGCTGTCCCTGTCGATCATCGCGATGTGGATGTTCGCGGTCGCGTTCTTCGGCGCCGCGCTGCTGCTGCCGAGCTACTTCCTGCAGGTGCGCGGCGAGAGCACGCTGCACGCCGGCCTGCTCGTCGCCCCGCAGGGTATCGGCGCGATGATCACGATGCCGATCGCCGGCACCCTTGCCGACCGCATCGCGATCAAGAAGGTCGTCGCGCCCGGCCTGTTGCTCATCATCGCGGGCATGAGCATGCTCACCCAGATCGACGCGCACACGCACTACGCGGTGCTGATCGGGACGCTGTTCGTGATGGGCCTGGGCATGGGCTGCACGATGATGCCGCTGTTCACCGGCGCGCTGCGCACGCTCAGCGGGCCGACGATCGCACGTGGTTCGACGCTGATGAACATCACCCAGCAGATCGCCAGCTCGGTCGGCACCGCGACCATGTCGGTCATCTTGACCAACCAGATCCGCGACTCGAAGTTCGCCGCGGCCGCGATCGGCTCCTGGGCCGATCCGTCGATCAAGGACAAGGTGCCCGCCGGAGCGATCGCGAAGGGCCTGTCCGATGCGGGGCACGGCTTCGCGGTCACCTTCACGGTCGCCCTGGTGCTGATCGTGATCACGTTGATCCCGGTGCTGCTGCTGCCCGGCCGCAGGCCCGCGTCGTCCGAGACCGGCGCGGGTGAGGCGGCAGCGGAGGTCCCGGTGGCGCTGCACTGA
- a CDS encoding LON peptidase substrate-binding domain-containing protein has translation MPAHGDDSNSGSARDAAGTPGSVIPLFPLSHVLLPGMPLPLHIFEPRYRQLLLDISSGPGTPSFGIVTLTRGTEVGTEGVDEEPQFALVGTVAEVLEVEPFDDGASDLLTVGSRRFRIERLVPGKPYLQAEVQYLDERDGGDTGTLREIVLGLQDQHAMLIHALTGRQSDMVLPTDPNQLSYHLAAQLPLTSEDRQQLLEAPDAVVRLARSAVLLRREIALLRATRTIAVASRVLQLHLSLN, from the coding sequence GTGCCGGCCCATGGCGATGACAGCAACAGCGGCAGCGCGCGCGACGCCGCCGGCACGCCCGGCAGCGTCATCCCGCTCTTTCCGCTGAGCCACGTGCTGCTGCCCGGCATGCCGCTTCCGCTGCACATCTTCGAGCCGCGCTACCGGCAGTTGCTGCTCGACATCTCCTCCGGGCCGGGCACGCCCTCGTTCGGCATCGTCACGCTGACCCGCGGCACCGAGGTGGGCACCGAGGGCGTCGACGAGGAGCCACAGTTCGCGCTGGTGGGCACGGTGGCCGAGGTGCTCGAGGTCGAGCCGTTCGACGACGGCGCGTCGGACCTGCTCACCGTCGGCAGCCGCCGGTTCCGGATCGAGCGGCTGGTCCCCGGCAAGCCGTACCTGCAGGCCGAGGTGCAGTACCTGGACGAGCGCGACGGCGGCGACACCGGCACGCTCCGCGAGATCGTGCTGGGGCTGCAGGACCAGCACGCGATGCTGATCCACGCGCTGACCGGGCGGCAGAGCGACATGGTGCTGCCCACCGATCCGAACCAGCTGTCCTACCACCTCGCCGCCCAGTTGCCGCTGACCAGCGAGGACCGTCAGCAGTTGCTGGAGGCCCCGGACGCCGTCGTCCGGCTAGCCCGGTCCGCGGTACTGCTGCGCCGGGAGATCGCCCTGCTGCGGGCCACCCGGACCATCGCCGTCGCCTCCCGCGTGCTGCAACTGCACCTGTCGCTCAACTGA
- the hisH gene encoding imidazole glycerol phosphate synthase subunit HisH, whose translation MKRVVVLDYGSGNLRSAQRALERVGAEVTVTADRDVAQAADGLVVPGVGAFAACMAGIEAIDGRASVAAWLASGRPLLGICVGMQVLFQTGVEHGVETAGLGVLPGRVERLNAPILPHMGWNTVTPPSDSVLFRGLDADTRFYFVHSYAVRDTSGLVTRAEHGESFVAAVENGAVSATQFHPEKSGDAGATLLANWLEML comes from the coding sequence ATGAAGCGCGTCGTGGTCCTCGACTACGGGTCGGGGAACCTTCGTTCTGCCCAGCGCGCGCTGGAGCGGGTCGGGGCCGAGGTGACGGTCACCGCAGACCGCGATGTCGCACAGGCGGCCGACGGGCTGGTGGTGCCCGGCGTCGGCGCGTTCGCCGCGTGCATGGCGGGAATCGAGGCGATCGACGGGCGTGCGAGCGTGGCCGCGTGGCTCGCGTCGGGGCGTCCGCTGCTGGGGATCTGCGTCGGGATGCAGGTGCTGTTCCAGACCGGTGTCGAGCACGGGGTCGAGACGGCCGGGCTCGGTGTGCTGCCCGGGCGCGTCGAGCGGCTGAACGCGCCGATCCTGCCGCACATGGGCTGGAACACCGTTACGCCACCGAGCGATTCGGTGCTGTTCAGGGGTCTGGACGCGGACACCCGGTTCTACTTCGTGCACTCGTACGCGGTGCGTGACACGTCCGGGCTGGTGACCCGCGCCGAGCACGGCGAGTCGTTCGTCGCGGCCGTCGAGAACGGCGCGGTCAGTGCCACCCAGTTCCACCCGGAGAAGTCCGGCGACGCCGGCGCCACCTTGCTCGCCAACTGGTTGGAGATGTTGTGA
- a CDS encoding ATP-binding cassette domain-containing protein, with the protein MSESSYPALDAADLVKTYPAGKEAPPIRALDGLSVSVAPGSVFALLGPNGAGKSTAVKVLTTLSRADSGRAVVAGHDVATAPDRVRRSIGLVSQKSSSDPLATGRENLVLAGRIQGLTRSAAAARAAELLDRFDLTGAAGRPARTYSGGMARKLDVAIGLVHRPRVLFLDEPTTGLDPQARAQLWAEIARLAGDEQMTVLLTTHYLDEADHLAHRLAIVDAGRIVVQGTPEELKSELRGDTVHVGLAAAADASDMAVTAATAAEALLRAGLREVLAEGATLHGRADSGARAVPSVLAALDAAGLAVDSVTVSRPSLDDVYLRYAGRTFEAAA; encoded by the coding sequence ATGTCCGAATCCAGCTACCCGGCGCTCGACGCCGCCGATCTCGTCAAGACCTACCCGGCCGGAAAGGAGGCGCCGCCCATTCGCGCCCTGGACGGACTGTCCGTCTCGGTCGCACCCGGCAGCGTGTTCGCGCTGCTCGGACCGAACGGCGCAGGCAAGTCCACCGCCGTCAAGGTCCTCACCACCTTGTCGCGGGCCGATTCGGGCCGCGCCGTCGTCGCCGGGCACGACGTCGCGACAGCGCCGGACCGGGTCCGCCGCTCGATCGGCCTGGTCTCGCAGAAGTCCTCCAGCGACCCGCTGGCCACCGGCCGCGAGAACCTGGTGCTGGCCGGTCGCATCCAGGGGCTCACCCGGAGCGCGGCCGCGGCGCGGGCGGCCGAACTGCTCGACCGGTTCGACCTGACCGGCGCGGCCGGCCGGCCGGCGCGCACCTACTCCGGTGGGATGGCCCGCAAGCTGGATGTCGCGATCGGGCTGGTGCACCGCCCACGAGTGCTCTTCCTCGACGAGCCGACGACCGGGCTGGATCCGCAGGCGCGCGCCCAGCTTTGGGCCGAGATCGCCCGGCTCGCCGGCGACGAGCAGATGACGGTGCTGCTCACGACCCACTACCTGGACGAGGCCGATCACCTCGCGCACCGACTGGCGATCGTGGACGCCGGACGGATCGTGGTGCAGGGAACTCCCGAGGAGCTCAAGAGCGAGCTGCGCGGGGACACCGTGCATGTGGGACTGGCGGCTGCGGCCGACGCGTCCGACATGGCTGTGACCGCCGCGACCGCAGCCGAGGCGCTGCTGCGCGCTGGGCTGCGCGAGGTCCTCGCCGAGGGCGCCACGTTGCACGGCCGCGCCGACAGTGGCGCCCGCGCCGTCCCGTCAGTGCTCGCCGCCCTGGATGCGGCCGGGCTCGCGGTCGACTCGGTGACCGTGTCCCGGCCGTCGCTCGACGACGTCTACCTGCGCTACGCGGGCCGCACCTTCGAGGCCGCAGCATGA
- a CDS encoding histidinol-phosphate transaminase: MTTRPLLAAQQGDTPRNPLLRGQGLTLDELPIRDELRGEQPYGAPQLDVPVALNVNENPYPPSERVVAEIAAAVADAARTLNRYPDRDAVALRADLASYLTADGGVGLGVDNVWAANGSNEVMQHVLLAFGGPGRTALSFAPTYSMYPEYARDTHTAWVAGRRAEDFSIDRATALAAIEEHRPSVILLASPNNPTGTALPLADIAAILDAAPGMVVVDEAYAEFRRAGTPSALTLLAQYPRLIVTRTMSKAFALAGGRLGYLAAAPAVVDALRIVRLPYHLSAVSQAVARVALANADELLAAVQQLRAERDRTVEWLRAVGLRSAESDANFVLFGTFANRHAVWQGLLERGVLIRETGPDGWLRVSIGTPQEMAAFQAALVEVMR, from the coding sequence ATGACGACCCGCCCCCTGTTGGCCGCCCAGCAGGGCGACACGCCGCGAAACCCCCTGCTGCGGGGCCAAGGCCTGACGCTGGACGAACTGCCGATCCGGGACGAGTTGCGCGGTGAGCAGCCGTACGGTGCCCCGCAACTGGACGTCCCGGTGGCCCTGAACGTCAACGAGAACCCGTACCCGCCGAGCGAGCGCGTCGTCGCCGAGATCGCCGCAGCCGTGGCGGACGCCGCGCGCACGCTGAACCGGTACCCGGACCGTGACGCCGTCGCGCTGCGCGCCGATCTCGCGAGCTACCTGACAGCCGACGGCGGCGTCGGGCTCGGTGTCGACAACGTGTGGGCGGCCAACGGCTCGAACGAGGTGATGCAGCACGTGCTGCTCGCGTTCGGCGGTCCCGGCCGCACCGCGCTGTCGTTCGCGCCGACCTACTCGATGTACCCGGAGTACGCGCGGGACACGCACACCGCCTGGGTGGCCGGACGGCGCGCCGAGGATTTCTCCATCGACCGCGCCACCGCGTTGGCGGCGATCGAGGAGCACCGGCCGTCGGTGATCCTGCTCGCCTCGCCGAACAACCCGACCGGCACCGCACTGCCGCTCGCGGACATCGCGGCGATCCTGGACGCAGCGCCGGGCATGGTCGTGGTGGACGAGGCGTACGCGGAGTTCCGCCGGGCCGGGACACCGAGCGCGCTGACGCTGCTTGCGCAGTACCCGCGGCTGATCGTCACGCGCACGATGAGCAAGGCGTTCGCGCTCGCCGGCGGCCGGCTCGGCTACCTGGCCGCGGCGCCGGCCGTCGTGGACGCGCTGCGGATCGTCCGGCTGCCGTACCACCTGTCCGCCGTGTCGCAGGCGGTGGCGCGGGTCGCGCTGGCCAACGCCGACGAACTGCTCGCCGCCGTCCAGCAACTGCGCGCCGAGCGCGACCGCACGGTCGAGTGGCTGCGCGCGGTGGGGCTGCGCAGCGCGGAGTCGGACGCGAACTTCGTGCTGTTCGGCACGTTTGCGAACCGGCACGCCGTGTGGCAGGGCCTGCTCGAGCGCGGCGTGCTGATCCGCGAGACTGGTCCGGACGGTTGGCTGCGGGTGTCCATCGGGACCCCGCAGGAGATGGCGGCGTTCCAGGCCGCGCTGGTGGAGGTCATGCGATGA
- the hisD gene encoding histidinol dehydrogenase translates to MLRRVDLSEDSATDLRRVLPRAAVDVHAALEAVTPIVQGVAERGYGAAREATLRFDGVDVAEPRVPAAALTAALDALDPAVRDALNESIRRARIGHEAQRRESVETQVVPGGTVTERWIPVRRVGLYVPGGLAVYPSSVVMNVVPAQVAGVGSIAVFSPAQKEFGGRPHPTILAACALLGVEEVYAVGGAQAIALAAYGDLDAGIEPVDVVTGPGNVYVAAAKRLVRGVVGIDAEAGPTEIAVLADSTADPVHVAADLISQAEHDTLAASVLVTDSVALADTVDAEIERQLGLTKHVERIRAALTGPQSATVLVRDLEQGLAVVDAYAAEHLEVITADARRWAERVRNAGCIFVGPHAPVSLGDYCAGSNHVLPTGCTARHASGLSVQSFLKGVHLVEYTREALAEAAPHVLALSAAEDLPAHGAAVSVRFER, encoded by the coding sequence GTGCTGCGACGCGTCGATCTTAGTGAGGATTCAGCCACCGACCTGCGCCGGGTGCTGCCCCGCGCAGCGGTGGATGTGCACGCCGCGCTCGAGGCCGTCACGCCGATCGTCCAGGGTGTGGCCGAGCGTGGTTACGGCGCCGCCCGGGAGGCCACGCTGCGCTTCGACGGTGTCGACGTCGCCGAGCCGCGCGTCCCCGCTGCGGCCCTGACCGCCGCGCTGGACGCGCTCGATCCAGCGGTGCGCGATGCGCTGAACGAGTCGATCCGCAGGGCGCGCATCGGCCACGAGGCACAGCGCCGCGAGAGTGTGGAGACGCAGGTCGTCCCCGGCGGCACGGTGACCGAGCGGTGGATCCCGGTACGCCGGGTCGGGCTGTACGTGCCCGGCGGCCTGGCCGTGTACCCGTCCAGCGTGGTGATGAACGTGGTGCCCGCCCAGGTCGCGGGCGTCGGATCGATCGCGGTGTTCTCGCCGGCGCAGAAGGAGTTCGGCGGCCGGCCGCACCCGACGATCCTCGCCGCCTGCGCCCTGCTCGGCGTCGAGGAGGTGTACGCGGTCGGCGGCGCGCAGGCGATCGCGCTCGCCGCCTACGGCGACCTGGACGCCGGCATCGAGCCGGTCGACGTGGTCACCGGTCCCGGCAACGTCTATGTCGCGGCCGCCAAGCGGCTGGTGCGCGGTGTCGTCGGCATCGACGCCGAGGCCGGCCCGACCGAGATCGCGGTGCTGGCCGACAGCACGGCCGACCCGGTGCACGTTGCCGCCGACCTGATCAGCCAGGCCGAGCACGACACGCTGGCGGCGTCCGTGCTGGTCACCGACTCGGTCGCGCTCGCCGACACGGTGGACGCCGAGATCGAAAGGCAGCTGGGCCTGACCAAGCACGTGGAGCGGATCCGCGCCGCGCTCACCGGCCCGCAGTCGGCCACCGTCCTCGTCCGCGATCTGGAGCAGGGCCTGGCCGTCGTCGACGCCTACGCGGCCGAGCACCTGGAAGTGATCACGGCGGACGCGCGGCGCTGGGCCGAGCGGGTGCGCAACGCCGGCTGCATCTTCGTCGGCCCGCACGCCCCGGTGTCCCTCGGCGACTACTGCGCCGGGTCGAACCACGTGCTGCCCACCGGTTGTACGGCGCGGCACGCGTCCGGCCTGTCGGTGCAGTCCTTCCTCAAGGGCGTGCACCTGGTCGAGTACACCCGCGAGGCGCTGGCCGAGGCCGCGCCGCACGTGCTGGCGCTCTCGGCCGCCGAAGATCTGCCGGCCCACGGCGCCGCGGTCAGCGTGCGGTTCGAGCGATGA
- the hisF gene encoding imidazole glycerol phosphate synthase subunit HisF, whose product MAVAVRVIPCLDVDAGRVVKGVNFAGLRDAGDPVELAARYDAQGADELTFLDITASSAGRETTYEIVRRTADQVFIPLTVGGGVRTVADVDALLRAGADKVGVNTAAIARPELITEIAERFGSQVLVLSADVRRVPAGAQPTSSGFEVTTHGGRTGTGRDALAWVREAAERGAGEILLNSMDADGTKDGYDLELIELVRPAVRVPLIASGGAGSLGDFAPAVAAGADALLAASVFHFGELTVGAVKGALLEAHITVR is encoded by the coding sequence GTGGCCGTTGCCGTACGCGTGATCCCGTGCCTGGACGTCGACGCCGGGCGGGTGGTGAAGGGCGTCAACTTCGCCGGGCTGCGTGACGCCGGCGACCCGGTCGAGCTCGCGGCGCGGTACGACGCGCAGGGCGCCGACGAGCTGACCTTCCTGGACATCACCGCGTCCTCGGCCGGCCGGGAGACGACGTACGAGATCGTCCGGCGCACGGCCGATCAGGTCTTCATCCCGCTGACCGTCGGCGGCGGCGTCCGCACCGTCGCGGACGTCGACGCGCTGCTGCGTGCGGGCGCGGACAAGGTCGGCGTCAACACCGCGGCGATCGCCCGTCCCGAACTGATCACCGAGATCGCCGAGCGGTTCGGCAGCCAGGTGCTGGTGCTGTCCGCCGACGTGCGCCGCGTCCCCGCCGGGGCGCAACCGACGTCCAGCGGTTTCGAGGTGACCACGCACGGCGGCCGTACCGGCACCGGCCGCGACGCCCTCGCCTGGGTGCGCGAGGCGGCCGAGCGCGGCGCCGGGGAGATTCTGCTGAACTCGATGGACGCCGACGGCACGAAGGACGGCTACGACCTGGAGTTGATCGAGCTGGTCCGTCCGGCGGTGCGGGTCCCGCTGATCGCCAGCGGCGGCGCCGGCTCGCTCGGCGACTTCGCGCCCGCGGTCGCGGCCGGCGCCGATGCGTTGCTGGCGGCCAGCGTGTTCCATTTCGGCGAGCTGACGGTGGGGGCCGTCAAGGGCGCGTTGCTCGAGGCGCACATCACCGTCCGCTGA
- the hisB gene encoding imidazoleglycerol-phosphate dehydratase HisB codes for MTRTGTVERATKETKVQVELDLDGTGRTDISTGIGFYDHMLASFGKHALFDLSVQVEGDLHIDAHHTVEDTAIALGQAFARAAGDKSGTRRFGDATIPMDECLVSAAVDLSGRPYLVHTEPDGAPPTIGPDYASTLTRHVFESFTYHAAIALHVTVHAGRDWHHLTEAQYKAVARALRTAVELDPRVQGVPSTKGVL; via the coding sequence ATGACTCGCACGGGAACGGTCGAACGCGCTACCAAAGAGACCAAGGTGCAGGTCGAACTCGATCTGGACGGCACCGGGCGCACCGACATCAGCACCGGGATCGGCTTCTACGACCACATGCTCGCCTCGTTCGGCAAGCATGCGCTGTTCGATCTGAGCGTGCAGGTCGAGGGCGATCTGCACATCGACGCGCACCACACGGTGGAGGACACCGCGATCGCGCTCGGCCAGGCGTTCGCCCGAGCGGCAGGTGACAAGTCCGGAACCCGCCGCTTCGGTGACGCGACGATCCCGATGGACGAGTGCCTGGTGTCGGCCGCGGTCGACCTGTCCGGCCGTCCGTACCTGGTGCACACCGAGCCGGACGGCGCGCCGCCGACCATCGGCCCGGACTACGCGAGCACGCTCACCCGGCACGTGTTCGAGTCCTTCACCTATCACGCGGCGATCGCCCTGCACGTCACGGTGCACGCCGGCCGCGACTGGCACCACCTCACCGAGGCGCAGTACAAGGCGGTGGCCAGGGCACTGCGTACGGCCGTCGAGCTGGACCCGCGGGTGCAGGGCGTGCCCTCGACCAAGGGCGTCCTGTAG
- a CDS encoding PadR family transcriptional regulator yields the protein MARRRSNPLALAVLECLSEKPMHPYEISSTLRTRGKEQSIKLNYGSLYSVVESLAKHGLISAQQTTREGRRPERTVYAITEAGQAELEDWLAELLATSTREYTSLEAGLSLAGALPPDEVARLLDKRCFALEMQLSALEKAGELGDQLQLPEIFAIESHYRHALLTAELAFVRRLVGRIRDGSLGGTTLWRRMHELRAAGMSYEQIMADPVGNLGEEARVLQAPESQN from the coding sequence GTGGCGCGCCGCCGTTCCAACCCGCTGGCCCTGGCCGTGCTGGAGTGCCTGAGCGAGAAGCCGATGCATCCGTACGAGATCTCCTCGACGCTGCGCACCCGCGGCAAGGAACAGAGCATCAAGCTCAACTACGGCTCGCTGTACTCGGTGGTCGAGTCGTTGGCCAAACACGGCTTGATCAGCGCGCAGCAGACCACTCGCGAGGGACGCCGGCCCGAGCGCACCGTTTACGCGATCACCGAGGCCGGGCAGGCGGAGCTGGAGGACTGGCTCGCCGAACTGCTCGCCACCTCGACCCGCGAGTACACCTCACTCGAGGCGGGGCTCTCGCTGGCCGGCGCGCTACCGCCGGATGAGGTCGCACGGCTGCTCGACAAGCGCTGCTTCGCGCTGGAGATGCAGCTGAGCGCGCTGGAGAAGGCAGGCGAGCTGGGAGATCAACTCCAGCTGCCGGAGATCTTCGCCATCGAGTCGCACTACCGGCACGCGCTGCTCACGGCCGAGCTGGCCTTCGTGCGCCGGCTCGTCGGCCGGATCCGGGACGGCTCGCTCGGCGGCACCACGCTGTGGCGCCGGATGCACGAGCTGCGCGCCGCCGGGATGAGCTACGAGCAGATCATGGCCGACCCGGTCGGCAACCTCGGGGAGGAGGCGCGCGTGCTGCAGGCACCGGAGTCGCAGAACTAG
- a CDS encoding ABC transporter permease, protein MSAPALGATGRVGAGRPAHADHPARNPVRELLRHSGLLTARSVRSLLRQPAYAAITLIQPVIWLLLFGQLFRSVIHIPGFHADNGSYLEFITPGVILMTALFSSGWAGTGYIEDMDRGVMDRLLSSPVRRGAMMIGSLAYQALTTALQTLIVFAIAYAAGARFAGGVAGIAMTLLAAVLMAIVIASLSNAIALLVRQQEALIGISQFIVLPLQFLSSAIMDTRLSPGWVRHVARYNPVDWAVVASRQALSSGTQWGAVLPRLGFLMLLAAAMAWLATRAFRAYQRSA, encoded by the coding sequence ATGAGCGCCCCGGCCCTGGGGGCGACCGGGCGGGTGGGCGCCGGGCGGCCGGCACACGCTGACCACCCGGCGCGAAACCCAGTGCGCGAACTGCTGCGGCACTCCGGTCTGCTCACCGCACGATCGGTGCGCTCGCTGCTGCGCCAGCCGGCGTACGCGGCGATCACGCTGATCCAGCCGGTCATCTGGCTGCTGCTTTTCGGCCAGCTGTTCCGTTCGGTGATCCACATCCCGGGCTTTCACGCGGACAACGGGAGCTACCTGGAGTTCATCACGCCGGGCGTGATCTTGATGACCGCGCTGTTCTCCAGCGGCTGGGCCGGCACCGGCTACATCGAGGACATGGACCGCGGCGTGATGGACCGGCTGCTCTCCTCGCCGGTGCGCCGCGGGGCGATGATGATCGGCTCGCTCGCCTACCAGGCGTTGACCACCGCACTGCAGACGCTGATCGTGTTCGCGATCGCCTACGCGGCCGGCGCCCGCTTCGCCGGGGGCGTCGCCGGAATCGCGATGACCCTGCTCGCCGCGGTGCTGATGGCGATCGTCATCGCGTCGCTGTCCAACGCGATCGCGCTGCTCGTGCGCCAGCAGGAGGCGCTGATCGGCATCAGCCAGTTCATCGTGCTGCCGCTGCAGTTCCTGTCCTCGGCGATCATGGACACCCGGCTGTCCCCCGGCTGGGTACGGCACGTGGCGCGCTACAACCCGGTGGACTGGGCGGTCGTCGCGTCGCGGCAGGCGCTCTCCAGCGGGACGCAGTGGGGCGCCGTGCTGCCCCGGCTCGGGTTCCTGATGCTGCTGGCGGCCGCGATGGCCTGGCTGGCCACCCGGGCTTTCCGCGCCTACCAGCGCTCCGCCTGA
- the priA gene encoding bifunctional 1-(5-phosphoribosyl)-5-((5-phosphoribosylamino)methylideneamino)imidazole-4-carboxamide isomerase/phosphoribosylanthranilate isomerase PriA: MSLVLLPAVDVADGAAVRLVQGAAGSETSYGDPLQAALAWQRGGAEWIHLVDLDAAFERGSNRELLVELIGKLDVQVELSGGIRDDDSLAAALATGCARVNLGTAALESPDWVRAAIAEHGERIAVGLDVRGTTLAARGWTQEGGDLWETIARLDADGCARYVVTDVHRDGTLTGPNLTLLQDVCARTSAAVVASGGVSSLDDLRAIAGLRLEDGRAVEGAIVGKALYAGAFTLPEALDAVR, from the coding sequence GTGAGTCTGGTCCTACTGCCCGCGGTCGACGTCGCCGACGGTGCGGCCGTGCGCCTGGTGCAGGGCGCGGCCGGCTCGGAGACGTCCTACGGGGACCCGCTGCAGGCCGCGCTCGCCTGGCAGCGCGGCGGCGCGGAGTGGATCCACCTGGTCGACCTGGACGCCGCGTTCGAGCGCGGCTCGAACCGGGAGTTGCTCGTGGAGCTGATCGGCAAGCTGGACGTGCAGGTCGAGCTGTCCGGCGGCATCCGCGACGACGACTCGCTCGCGGCGGCGCTCGCGACCGGCTGCGCGCGGGTGAACCTGGGCACCGCCGCGCTGGAGTCGCCGGACTGGGTGCGCGCTGCGATCGCCGAGCACGGCGAGCGGATCGCGGTCGGCCTGGACGTGCGCGGCACCACGCTCGCGGCGCGCGGCTGGACGCAGGAGGGCGGTGACCTGTGGGAGACGATCGCCCGGCTGGACGCCGACGGCTGCGCCCGGTACGTGGTCACCGACGTGCACCGCGACGGCACGCTGACCGGCCCGAACCTGACCCTGCTGCAGGACGTCTGCGCGCGCACGTCGGCAGCCGTGGTGGCCAGCGGCGGCGTCTCGTCGCTCGACGACCTGCGCGCGATCGCCGGCCTGCGGCTCGAGGACGGGCGCGCCGTGGAGGGCGCGATCGTCGGTAAGGCCCTGTACGCGGGCGCGTTCACGCTGCCCGAGGCACTCGACGCGGTGCGCTGA